Proteins encoded within one genomic window of Saccharopolyspora pogona:
- a CDS encoding sugar ABC transporter ATP-binding protein: MSTAPPLVEMTSVTKRYGGVLACDGVDLTIRAGEVHALLGENGAGKSTLMKVLSGDVVDHSGSISIEGRPVQFGKPADAQHAGIAMIHQELDLVPGLSVAENLYLGRELRNRFGMVDRRKMASRTRELLRRTGIDLDPLRPVGELRIGEQQLVTIARALSLDAKVLIMDEPTSALSSTEVERLFAVITELRRGGTGIVYISHRMDEIGQVADRATVLRNGRKVAEFDARKLTAEQAAEAMVGRSVQTMFRAERGAVGDELLTVSGFAVRPRRPRVGRREPDGIDLTVRSGEIVGLCGLLGSGRTELLESLFGAGSAGTWEGEVSLGGHPVRPRGPHRALRAGIAFVPEDRRSSGLVLDHSVLANTVLSVLDRIGVAGLVRRRAEVSATERSVQQLKVKLGRILDPVGTLSGGNQQKVVFGRMLLTEPRLLLLDDPTRGVDIGAKSEIYQLLGEIAGRGIGVLLASSELPELVGVCHRVVVLRAGRSVAEFDTTEVGEAELLAAAMGESVAAGGSGPVVGTGRQSTGGGAR; the protein is encoded by the coding sequence ATGAGCACGGCGCCACCGCTGGTCGAGATGACCAGCGTCACGAAGCGTTACGGGGGTGTGCTGGCGTGCGACGGCGTGGACCTGACGATCCGCGCCGGTGAGGTGCACGCGTTGCTGGGGGAGAACGGCGCGGGCAAGAGCACGCTGATGAAGGTGCTCTCCGGGGACGTCGTCGATCACTCCGGGTCGATCTCGATCGAGGGTCGCCCGGTGCAGTTCGGCAAGCCGGCCGACGCGCAGCACGCCGGGATCGCGATGATCCACCAGGAGCTGGACCTCGTGCCCGGGCTGAGCGTCGCCGAGAACCTCTACCTTGGCCGCGAGCTGCGCAACCGGTTCGGCATGGTGGACCGCCGGAAGATGGCCTCGCGCACCCGAGAACTGCTGCGGCGCACCGGAATCGACCTGGATCCGCTGCGGCCGGTCGGCGAGCTGCGCATCGGCGAGCAGCAGCTGGTGACCATCGCCCGCGCCCTGTCGCTGGACGCGAAGGTGCTGATCATGGACGAGCCGACGTCGGCGCTGTCCAGCACCGAGGTGGAGCGGTTGTTCGCGGTGATCACCGAGTTGCGCCGCGGCGGCACCGGGATCGTCTACATCTCGCACCGGATGGACGAGATCGGCCAGGTCGCCGACCGCGCCACCGTGCTGCGCAACGGCCGCAAGGTCGCCGAGTTCGACGCCCGGAAGCTGACCGCGGAGCAGGCCGCGGAGGCGATGGTGGGCCGGTCGGTGCAGACGATGTTCCGGGCCGAGCGTGGTGCCGTCGGCGACGAGCTGCTGACCGTGTCCGGATTCGCTGTCCGCCCGCGCCGGCCGCGGGTGGGGCGCCGGGAACCCGACGGGATCGATCTGACCGTGCGCAGCGGGGAGATCGTCGGGCTGTGCGGGTTGCTCGGCTCAGGTCGCACCGAACTGCTGGAATCGCTGTTCGGGGCGGGGTCCGCCGGCACGTGGGAGGGGGAGGTGTCGCTGGGCGGGCATCCGGTGCGGCCGAGGGGTCCGCACCGGGCGCTGCGAGCGGGCATCGCCTTCGTGCCGGAGGACCGCAGGAGTTCGGGGCTGGTGCTCGACCATTCGGTGCTGGCAAACACGGTCCTCTCGGTGCTGGACCGGATCGGCGTGGCCGGGCTGGTGCGCCGCCGCGCCGAGGTGTCCGCCACCGAGCGCAGCGTGCAGCAGCTCAAGGTCAAGCTCGGCCGGATCCTCGACCCGGTGGGCACCCTCTCCGGCGGCAACCAGCAGAAGGTCGTCTTCGGCCGGATGTTGTTGACGGAGCCGCGTTTGCTGCTGCTGGACGATCCAACCCGAGGCGTGGACATCGGCGCGAAGTCCGAGATCTACCAGCTGCTCGGCGAGATCGCCGGGCGCGGCATCGGGGTGCTGCTGGCGTCCTCGGAACTGCCCGAACTGGTCGGCGTGTGCCACCGCGTGGTGGTGCTGCGCGCCGGGCGCAGCGTGGCCGAATTCGACACCACCGAGGTCGGTGAAGCGGAATTGCTGGCGGCAGCCATGGGCGAGAGCGTGGCGGCCGGCGGGTCCGGGCCAGTGGTCGGTACCGGGCGGCAGAGCACTGGGGGAGGTGCGCGGTGA
- a CDS encoding DUF6542 domain-containing protein: protein MPLWGAVLLAAVPTAIGTVVDILIWTQPDILFKACFFVGCVLAVLLVKRRSVFGPMVQPPLVLTIVMPLLVLITGSGVATGAGITAKALAIARPLISSFPIMAGATIVALGIGLVRMFVIQKARPRPDISDSDEATKKRRRTTPPRKTPAEDAAKKRRPEERDRERGRKPRVEPAGRPQRAQAERGRAQAPGRARSGDTPNKARGDAPGRARGAAEPRPERDGRAVPPRRGSAPRQAPGRPRAAEPPQGEPPRRPRRPRRDERFG, encoded by the coding sequence ATGCCGCTCTGGGGAGCCGTGCTGCTGGCTGCCGTCCCGACCGCGATCGGAACAGTCGTCGACATCCTGATCTGGACGCAGCCCGACATCCTGTTCAAGGCCTGCTTCTTCGTCGGGTGTGTGCTGGCCGTGCTGCTGGTCAAACGTCGGAGCGTGTTCGGGCCGATGGTCCAACCGCCGCTCGTGCTCACGATCGTCATGCCGCTGCTGGTGCTGATCACCGGCAGCGGGGTGGCCACCGGTGCTGGGATCACCGCCAAGGCGCTCGCCATCGCTCGACCGCTGATCAGCAGCTTCCCGATCATGGCGGGTGCAACCATCGTCGCCCTGGGCATCGGCCTGGTCCGCATGTTCGTTATCCAGAAGGCCCGGCCCCGCCCCGATATCTCCGACAGCGACGAGGCCACCAAGAAGCGCCGCCGCACCACCCCGCCCCGCAAGACGCCTGCGGAGGACGCCGCCAAGAAGCGGCGACCGGAGGAGCGGGATCGGGAGCGCGGTAGGAAACCCCGCGTCGAACCCGCAGGACGCCCGCAGCGAGCCCAAGCGGAGCGCGGGCGGGCCCAAGCCCCCGGGAGGGCGCGCAGCGGCGACACGCCCAACAAGGCGAGGGGCGACGCGCCCGGCAGGGCGCGCGGAGCAGCCGAGCCGCGGCCGGAGCGAGACGGCCGCGCGGTGCCGCCGCGGCGGGGCTCAGCCCCGCGGCAGGCGCCCGGGCGGCCGCGAGCGGCGGAGCCGCCGCAGGGGGAGCCGCCCCGGCGACCCCGTCGGCCGCGACGGGACGAGCGGTTCGGGTAG
- a CDS encoding 4-hydroxy-3-methylbut-2-enyl diphosphate reductase yields MTTSPEATDLVDQDAGPTKRVLLAKPRGYCAGVDRAVITVEKALETYGPPIYVRKEIVHNRHVVDTLSERGVIFVDETDEVPEGALVVFSAHGVSPAVHEEAAQRNLRTIDATCPLVTKVHKEVNRFAREDYDILLIGHEGHEEVEGTAGEAPDRVQLVDKAEDVGKVEVRDPSKVVWLSQTTLSVDETMERVDQLKDRFPDLQAPPSDDICYATSNRQYAVKAMAPECDLVIVVGSQNSSNSKRLVEVALQAGASDAHLVDYANQIDEAWLDGVTTVGVTSGASVPDVLVLQVLDHLAERGWNQVDEVTTANEKISFALPRELRKDLDDNPDKPKGVR; encoded by the coding sequence ATGACGACCTCGCCCGAGGCCACTGACCTCGTTGACCAGGACGCCGGGCCGACCAAGCGGGTCCTGCTGGCCAAGCCGCGTGGGTACTGCGCAGGTGTCGACCGCGCGGTCATCACCGTCGAGAAGGCCCTGGAGACCTACGGTCCGCCGATCTACGTGCGTAAGGAGATCGTGCACAACCGGCACGTGGTGGACACGCTGTCCGAGCGCGGCGTGATCTTCGTGGACGAGACCGACGAGGTGCCGGAGGGCGCGCTCGTGGTGTTCTCCGCGCACGGCGTCTCCCCGGCGGTGCACGAGGAGGCGGCGCAGCGGAACCTGCGCACCATCGACGCGACCTGCCCGCTGGTCACCAAGGTGCACAAGGAGGTCAACCGGTTCGCCCGCGAGGACTACGACATCCTGCTGATCGGCCACGAGGGCCACGAGGAGGTGGAGGGCACCGCCGGTGAGGCCCCGGACCGGGTGCAGCTGGTCGACAAGGCGGAGGACGTCGGCAAGGTCGAGGTTCGCGACCCGAGCAAGGTCGTGTGGCTGTCGCAGACCACGCTCAGCGTGGACGAGACTATGGAGCGGGTGGACCAGCTCAAGGACCGCTTCCCGGATCTGCAGGCCCCGCCGAGCGACGACATCTGCTACGCGACCTCCAACCGGCAGTACGCGGTGAAGGCGATGGCACCGGAATGCGATCTGGTGATCGTCGTCGGCTCGCAGAACTCCTCGAATTCCAAGCGGCTGGTCGAGGTCGCGCTGCAGGCGGGCGCGTCCGACGCGCACCTCGTGGACTACGCGAACCAGATCGACGAGGCCTGGCTGGACGGCGTCACGACGGTGGGTGTGACCAGCGGCGCGTCGGTGCCGGACGTGCTGGTGCTGCAGGTGCTGGACCACCTCGCCGAGCGCGGCTGGAACCAGGTGGACGAGGTCACCACGGCCAACGAGAAGATCTCCTTCGCGCTGCCGAGGGAGCTCCGCAAGGACCTCGACGACAACCCGGACAAGCCCAAGGGCGTCCGCTGA
- a CDS encoding zinc ribbon domain-containing protein, translating into MHSWSFDQLGQFIVYKATMAGVPVVYVDPAYTSQMCAECGYTDKNNRVSHGSFTCRSCGHAQHADRNASRNIAQRGNAVWNAGRESRVPVGA; encoded by the coding sequence CTGCACTCCTGGTCGTTCGACCAGCTTGGGCAGTTCATCGTCTACAAGGCCACCATGGCCGGGGTGCCGGTGGTCTACGTCGATCCCGCGTACACATCGCAAATGTGCGCCGAGTGCGGATACACGGACAAGAACAACCGCGTGTCGCACGGGTCTTTCACTTGCCGGTCGTGCGGCCACGCTCAGCACGCCGACCGCAACGCTTCCCGCAACATCGCCCAGCGGGGCAATGCTGTGTGGAACGCGGGGCGTGAGTCACGCGTCCCGGTCGGCGCATAG
- a CDS encoding lipid droplet-associated protein — MSSFPLPVRVAAGLAATAVEQARQLPATLLGLPVTVASQALQASMRIQQQITELAIKGDEALAGLRTPEEQPAWATFDEDEPTEPEVLSEDLTVLSDYDHLTLPQLRGRLRSFTEAELAELLAHEQQHGRRPEFLRMLQNRLDRLRHQ; from the coding sequence ATGTCATCGTTCCCCCTGCCGGTGCGGGTCGCCGCCGGACTCGCGGCCACCGCCGTCGAGCAGGCGCGCCAGCTCCCGGCCACCCTGCTCGGCCTGCCGGTCACCGTGGCCAGCCAGGCGTTGCAGGCGTCGATGCGGATCCAGCAGCAGATCACCGAGTTGGCGATCAAGGGCGACGAGGCCCTCGCCGGGCTGCGCACCCCGGAGGAGCAGCCCGCCTGGGCGACCTTCGACGAGGACGAGCCGACCGAGCCCGAGGTGCTGTCCGAGGACCTGACGGTGCTGTCGGACTACGATCATCTGACGCTGCCGCAGCTGCGGGGCAGGCTCCGCTCGTTCACCGAGGCCGAACTGGCCGAACTGCTCGCCCACGAGCAGCAGCACGGTCGGCGCCCGGAGTTCCTCCGGATGCTGCAGAACCGCCTGGACCGCCTGCGGCACCAGTGA
- the xseA gene encoding exodeoxyribonuclease VII large subunit yields MSSPTSPEEPWPVRTVARKIADWINRLGTIWVEGQITQISLRPGAATAFLTLRDPSADVSLTLTCAAAMLRKMEPPLTDGSRVVVHGKPTFFVGRGTLSLRVDEIRAVGIGELLARIERLRQLLKAEGLFDPARKRPLPFLPNRVGLITGRASAAEHDVLTNAQLRWPAVQFEVRNVAVQGSTAVPQILTALQELDRMPEVDVIVLARGGGSVEDLLPFSDEALCRAVSACRTPVVSAIGHEPDSPLVDHVADVRCSTPTGAGKRVVPDVAEETQRIHQLRDRARRALHGWVDRERRLLDALRSRPVLADPFGPLERRAEQVGQLRDRARRAVTTALNTERHALTATRSRLTTLGPAATLARGYAIVQRVEDGVDGVLRSVDEAPPGTRLRVRVVDGAIQAVVPDRAG; encoded by the coding sequence CTGAGTTCTCCGACCAGCCCCGAGGAGCCCTGGCCGGTACGGACCGTCGCACGCAAGATCGCCGACTGGATCAACCGGCTGGGCACTATCTGGGTGGAAGGGCAGATCACCCAGATCTCCCTGCGCCCCGGCGCGGCCACCGCGTTCCTGACGCTGCGCGACCCGTCCGCCGACGTATCGCTGACGCTCACCTGCGCCGCCGCGATGCTGCGCAAGATGGAGCCGCCGCTGACCGACGGCAGCCGGGTCGTGGTGCACGGCAAGCCGACGTTCTTCGTCGGCCGGGGCACGCTGAGCCTGCGGGTCGACGAGATCCGCGCGGTCGGCATCGGCGAACTGCTGGCGCGCATCGAACGGCTCCGCCAGCTGCTGAAGGCCGAAGGCCTGTTCGACCCGGCGCGCAAGCGGCCGCTGCCGTTCCTGCCGAACCGGGTCGGGCTGATCACCGGCCGCGCCTCGGCCGCCGAGCACGACGTGCTGACCAACGCGCAGCTGCGCTGGCCTGCGGTGCAGTTCGAGGTCCGCAACGTCGCCGTGCAGGGTTCGACCGCGGTGCCGCAGATCCTGACGGCCCTGCAGGAACTGGACCGGATGCCCGAGGTCGACGTGATCGTGCTGGCGCGCGGCGGCGGCAGCGTCGAGGACCTGCTGCCGTTCTCCGACGAGGCGTTGTGCCGCGCGGTCTCCGCCTGCCGGACGCCGGTGGTCAGCGCCATCGGGCACGAGCCGGACTCACCGCTGGTCGACCACGTCGCCGACGTGCGCTGCTCAACCCCGACAGGTGCCGGCAAGCGGGTGGTTCCCGATGTGGCGGAGGAGACGCAGCGGATCCACCAGCTGCGCGACCGCGCCCGCCGCGCGCTGCACGGCTGGGTCGACCGCGAGCGCCGGCTGCTCGACGCGCTGCGCAGCCGACCGGTGCTGGCCGACCCGTTCGGGCCGCTGGAACGGCGCGCCGAGCAGGTCGGGCAACTGCGGGACCGCGCCCGCCGCGCGGTGACCACCGCGTTGAACACCGAACGACACGCATTGACCGCCACTCGATCTCGCTTGACGACCTTGGGGCCAGCGGCCACCCTGGCACGTGGATACGCAATCGTGCAGCGAGTCGAGGACGGCGTGGACGGCGTCCTCCGGTCGGTCGACGAGGCGCCGCCGGGAACTCGTTTGCGGGTCCGGGTCGTTGACGGTGCGATCCAGGCAGTCGTACCGGACCGAGCAGGTTGA
- a CDS encoding exodeoxyribonuclease VII small subunit encodes MAEHPEVAELGYEQARDQLAEVVKQLEAGGLSLEDSLALWERGEALAAVCERHLAGARERVERALAAVEQD; translated from the coding sequence GTGGCAGAGCACCCCGAGGTCGCCGAGCTCGGCTACGAGCAGGCCCGCGACCAGCTGGCCGAGGTGGTCAAGCAGTTGGAGGCCGGCGGGCTTTCCCTGGAGGACTCGCTGGCGCTGTGGGAGCGCGGCGAGGCCCTGGCGGCGGTCTGCGAGCGGCACCTCGCGGGCGCCCGCGAGCGCGTCGAGCGCGCCCTCGCCGCCGTCGAGCAGGACTGA
- a CDS encoding DUF4245 domain-containing protein yields the protein MGVVAEPRNQQPPATRPPRTVSAMVFALLPMVLVAFGIAGMAGQCSFNPGGPSIQGGPVPTVDVPAELKRAAARVDFPVIEPSLPANWRANTANVTTLASHAQVVRVGWLTGGGRYLRWAQSTAAEDELVESETRQAPHARGTVDAAGRQWVVYDSVRGEQAWVAERDGVRLLITGNSDEAEFRTLAEAAIAAPPGT from the coding sequence ATGGGCGTCGTGGCCGAACCCCGCAACCAGCAGCCCCCGGCGACCCGTCCGCCCCGGACCGTGTCGGCGATGGTGTTCGCCCTCCTGCCGATGGTCCTGGTGGCATTCGGGATCGCCGGGATGGCGGGGCAGTGCTCGTTCAACCCCGGTGGTCCGTCGATCCAGGGCGGCCCGGTGCCGACCGTTGACGTTCCGGCCGAGCTGAAGCGGGCGGCCGCGAGGGTGGACTTCCCGGTCATCGAGCCGAGCCTGCCGGCGAACTGGCGGGCCAACACGGCGAACGTGACCACGCTCGCCTCCCACGCGCAGGTCGTGCGCGTGGGGTGGTTGACCGGCGGGGGACGGTACCTGCGGTGGGCGCAGTCGACGGCAGCCGAGGACGAGCTGGTCGAGAGCGAGACGCGGCAGGCGCCGCACGCCCGGGGCACCGTCGACGCCGCGGGGCGGCAGTGGGTGGTCTACGACAGCGTGCGCGGCGAGCAGGCCTGGGTGGCGGAACGCGACGGAGTCCGGCTGCTGATCACCGGCAACTCCGATGAGGCCGAATTCCGAACCCTCGCCGAAGCCGCCATCGCCGCCCCACCCGGCACCTGA
- the glpX gene encoding class II fructose-bisphosphatase gives MSTERHREAPDRNLAMELVRVTEAAAMAAGRWVGRGDKNAGDGAAVDAMRKLIGTVSMRGIVVIGEGEKDEAPMLYNGEQVGNGEGPECDVAVDPIDGTTLLSKGMPNALAVLAVSERGTMFDPSAVFYMEKMAVGPEAAGVVDLSAPIAENVRRVAKAKHIDVSDVTVCILDRPRHEQIVKDVRAAGARIQFISDGDVAGAIAAARPDSGVDMLLGIGGTPEGIIAACALKCLGGEIQARLWPRDDAERAKLRDAGHDANQVLTTSDLVRGDNMFFCATGITDGALLKGVHYRANRCTTQSIVMRSKSGTVRVIEAQHKLSKLREYADVDFGENDTAPHGLLP, from the coding sequence ATGAGCACCGAACGACACCGCGAAGCACCGGACCGCAACCTGGCGATGGAACTGGTCCGCGTGACCGAGGCCGCGGCGATGGCCGCCGGCCGCTGGGTCGGCCGCGGCGACAAGAACGCCGGCGACGGAGCCGCCGTGGATGCAATGCGCAAGCTCATCGGGACCGTGTCGATGCGGGGCATCGTGGTCATCGGCGAGGGCGAGAAGGACGAAGCCCCGATGCTCTACAACGGGGAGCAGGTCGGCAACGGCGAAGGCCCGGAGTGCGACGTCGCGGTCGACCCGATCGACGGGACCACGCTGCTCAGCAAGGGCATGCCGAACGCGCTGGCGGTGCTGGCGGTGTCCGAGCGCGGCACCATGTTCGACCCGTCCGCGGTGTTCTACATGGAGAAGATGGCCGTCGGCCCGGAGGCCGCCGGGGTCGTGGACCTCAGCGCCCCGATCGCGGAGAACGTCCGCCGGGTCGCCAAGGCCAAGCACATAGACGTCTCCGACGTCACGGTGTGCATCCTGGACCGCCCGCGGCACGAGCAGATCGTCAAGGACGTCCGCGCGGCGGGCGCGCGCATCCAGTTCATCTCCGACGGCGACGTCGCCGGGGCGATCGCGGCGGCGCGGCCGGACAGCGGCGTCGACATGCTGCTGGGCATCGGCGGCACCCCGGAGGGCATCATCGCCGCGTGCGCGTTGAAGTGCCTCGGCGGCGAGATCCAGGCGCGGCTGTGGCCGCGCGACGACGCCGAGCGGGCGAAGCTGCGCGACGCAGGGCACGACGCGAACCAGGTGCTGACCACTTCGGACCTGGTGCGCGGCGACAACATGTTCTTCTGCGCCACCGGGATCACCGACGGCGCGCTGCTCAAGGGCGTGCACTACCGCGCAAACCGGTGCACCACGCAGTCGATCGTGATGCGCTCAAAGTCCGGCACGGTCCGGGTGATCGAGGCCCAGCACAAGCTGTCGAAGCTGCGCGAATACGCCGATGTGGACTTCGGCGAGAACGACACCGCGCCGCACGGCCTGCTGCCCTGA
- a CDS encoding NAD(P)/FAD-dependent oxidoreductase has protein sequence MTAVSHKVDLLIVGAGPTGLFAAYYAGFRGMSVAVVDALPEPGGQVTAMYPEKMIFDVAGFPEVRGRDLVAALVKQAGQYDPAYLLGRPAIELSDVDSGLLVEVGGGAVRADAVLVTAGIGEFTPRPLPAGGDWVGRGVVHFIPELAVHSGHDVVVVGGGDSAFDWALALHPVARSVTLVHRRTRFRAHPGLVSKVEDLGVPLITPAEVVEIRGDETGVREVEIELGGEQRRVLPAQTVVAALGFTADLGPIEKWGLDLEKRAILVDSTMRTSRPRVYAAGDVAAYPGKVKLIATGFGEAATAVNNIAVALNPDAHLFPGHSSNMS, from the coding sequence ATGACCGCGGTGTCGCATAAGGTCGATCTGCTGATCGTGGGCGCGGGTCCGACCGGTTTGTTCGCCGCCTACTACGCGGGATTCCGCGGGATGTCCGTGGCGGTGGTCGACGCGCTGCCCGAGCCCGGCGGCCAGGTGACCGCGATGTACCCGGAGAAGATGATCTTTGACGTGGCCGGGTTCCCCGAGGTCCGCGGCCGCGATCTGGTTGCCGCGCTGGTGAAGCAGGCCGGTCAGTACGACCCCGCCTACCTGCTCGGCAGGCCCGCCATCGAACTGTCCGATGTGGATAGCGGGCTGCTCGTCGAGGTCGGCGGCGGCGCGGTCCGGGCCGACGCGGTGCTGGTCACCGCCGGGATCGGCGAGTTCACCCCGCGGCCGCTGCCCGCCGGTGGCGACTGGGTCGGCCGCGGCGTCGTGCATTTCATCCCGGAACTGGCCGTGCACAGTGGACACGACGTGGTGGTCGTCGGCGGCGGCGACTCCGCGTTCGACTGGGCGCTGGCGCTGCACCCGGTGGCCCGCAGCGTGACCCTGGTGCACCGCCGCACCCGGTTCCGCGCGCACCCGGGACTGGTCAGCAAGGTCGAAGACCTGGGCGTTCCGCTGATCACCCCGGCCGAGGTCGTGGAGATCCGCGGCGACGAGACCGGGGTACGCGAGGTGGAGATCGAGCTCGGCGGCGAGCAGCGGCGGGTGCTGCCGGCACAGACGGTGGTGGCCGCGCTCGGGTTCACCGCCGATCTGGGGCCGATCGAGAAGTGGGGCCTGGACCTGGAGAAGCGCGCGATCCTGGTGGACAGCACGATGCGGACCAGCCGGCCGCGGGTGTACGCGGCGGGGGACGTCGCGGCCTATCCGGGCAAGGTCAAGCTGATCGCCACCGGGTTCGGCGAGGCGGCGACGGCGGTCAACAACATCGCCGTGGCGCTCAACCCGGACGCACACCTGTTCCCCGGCCACTCCTCGAACATGAGCTGA
- a CDS encoding S1 family peptidase codes for MLLGAVAAAALSMGTLPATANAVDNPGALIVGGHAATEQYDWMASLQRSGNHSCGASLIDQQWVLTAAHCVQDAAPTDLGLRIGSPDHTTGGTEAGVSEIVVHPDYAAKNPNGDIALLKLDHAVSETPVEIADASGEAGTPSRIIGWGLTCPVRGCGEPPAQLQELETKLVPAGQCSLGLIDGATEICTGSNELLANACFGDSGGPQLEGQPGDWKLTGVTSRLGSLIPVCGTAPSIYTDATAYKDWINANIG; via the coding sequence ATGCTGCTCGGGGCCGTCGCGGCCGCAGCGCTGAGCATGGGGACGCTGCCCGCGACCGCGAACGCGGTCGACAACCCGGGCGCACTGATCGTCGGCGGGCACGCCGCCACCGAGCAGTACGACTGGATGGCATCGCTGCAGCGTTCCGGGAACCACAGCTGCGGGGCTTCCCTGATCGACCAGCAGTGGGTGCTCACCGCCGCGCACTGCGTCCAGGACGCCGCGCCGACCGACCTCGGCCTGCGGATCGGCAGCCCGGACCACACCACCGGCGGCACCGAGGCCGGTGTGTCCGAGATCGTGGTGCACCCGGACTACGCCGCCAAGAACCCCAACGGCGACATCGCGCTGCTGAAGCTGGACCACGCGGTGTCGGAGACGCCCGTCGAGATCGCCGACGCCTCCGGGGAGGCCGGCACCCCGTCGCGGATCATCGGCTGGGGCCTGACCTGCCCGGTCCGCGGCTGCGGTGAACCGCCCGCGCAGCTGCAGGAGCTGGAGACCAAGTTGGTCCCCGCCGGCCAGTGCTCGCTGGGGTTGATCGACGGCGCGACCGAGATCTGCACCGGCAGCAACGAGCTGCTGGCCAACGCGTGCTTCGGCGACTCGGGCGGCCCGCAGCTGGAGGGCCAGCCGGGCGACTGGAAGCTGACCGGCGTCACCAGCCGCCTCGGCAGCCTGATCCCGGTCTGCGGCACAGCTCCGTCGATCTACACCGACGCAACGGCCTACAAGGACTGGATCAACGCCAACATCGGCTGA
- a CDS encoding class II fumarate hydratase — MAEYRIEHDTMGEVRVPADALYRAQTQRAVENFPISGRGLERAQIRALGLLKAAAARVNGLLGVLDADVAEAIAAAADEVAEGAHDEHFPIDVFQTGSGTSSNMNANEVIATLASRRLGRDVHPNDHVNASQSSNDTFPTTIHVAATEAVLTDVIPALEHLATTIEGRAAQWTEVVKSGRTHLMDAVPITLAQEAGAWASQVRYGVERLRGGLPRLGELPIGGTAVGSGLNAPTGFGAAVAAELAEVTGLPLTEARDHFEAQAAQDSVVEISGDLRTVAVSLTKIANDLRWLGSGPRTGLAELALPDLQPGSSIMPGKVNPVIPEATLQVVAQVIGNDAAVAFAGSQGNFQLNVMLPVIARNVLESARLLAAVSRLLADKVFAGVQVNVEQARAYAEGSPSIVTPLNRYIGYEEAAAVAKQALKERKTIREVVLERGHVDSGKLTLEQLDEALDVLRMAKGG; from the coding sequence ATGGCTGAATACCGGATCGAACACGACACGATGGGCGAGGTGCGGGTGCCCGCCGACGCCCTGTACCGGGCGCAGACCCAGCGGGCCGTGGAGAACTTCCCGATCTCCGGCCGGGGCTTGGAGCGCGCGCAGATCCGCGCGCTAGGTCTGCTGAAGGCGGCGGCGGCTCGGGTCAACGGTCTGCTCGGGGTGCTGGACGCCGACGTGGCCGAGGCGATCGCCGCGGCGGCCGACGAGGTCGCCGAGGGCGCCCACGACGAGCACTTCCCGATCGACGTGTTCCAGACCGGCTCCGGCACGTCGTCGAACATGAACGCCAACGAGGTCATCGCGACCCTGGCATCCCGGCGGCTCGGCCGCGACGTGCACCCCAACGACCACGTCAACGCCTCGCAGTCGTCCAACGACACCTTCCCGACGACCATCCACGTCGCGGCCACCGAGGCGGTGCTCACCGACGTCATCCCGGCGCTGGAGCACCTCGCCACGACCATCGAGGGCCGCGCCGCGCAGTGGACCGAGGTGGTCAAGTCCGGCCGCACGCACCTGATGGACGCGGTGCCGATCACGCTGGCCCAGGAGGCCGGCGCGTGGGCCTCGCAGGTGCGCTACGGGGTCGAGCGGCTGCGGGGCGGCCTGCCGCGGCTCGGCGAACTGCCGATCGGCGGCACCGCGGTCGGATCGGGCCTCAACGCGCCCACCGGCTTCGGCGCGGCGGTCGCCGCGGAACTGGCGGAGGTCACCGGCCTGCCGCTGACCGAAGCCCGCGACCACTTCGAGGCGCAGGCCGCGCAGGACTCGGTGGTGGAGATCTCCGGCGACCTGCGCACCGTCGCGGTGAGCCTGACCAAGATCGCCAACGACCTGCGCTGGCTGGGCTCCGGCCCGCGCACCGGGCTGGCCGAGCTGGCGCTGCCGGACCTGCAGCCGGGCTCGTCGATCATGCCGGGCAAGGTCAACCCGGTCATCCCGGAGGCCACCCTGCAGGTGGTGGCGCAGGTGATCGGCAACGACGCGGCGGTGGCGTTCGCCGGTTCGCAGGGCAACTTCCAGCTCAACGTGATGCTGCCGGTGATCGCGCGCAACGTGCTGGAATCCGCGCGGCTGCTGGCCGCGGTGTCGCGGCTGCTGGCCGACAAGGTGTTCGCCGGCGTGCAGGTCAACGTCGAGCAGGCCCGCGCCTACGCCGAGGGTTCGCCGTCGATCGTCACGCCGCTGAACCGCTACATCGGGTACGAGGAGGCGGCCGCCGTCGCCAAGCAGGCCCTCAAGGAGCGCAAGACGATCCGCGAGGTGGTCCTGGAACGCGGCCACGTCGACTCGGGCAAGCTCACTCTTGAGCAGCTGGACGAGGCACTCGACGTGCTCCGCATGGCCAAGGGCGGCTGA